The DNA sequence TGTTTCAGAAGCATCTGATAAGAGGGATGTCAAAACATTAAGGAGGAATTTAgataatttacattttgttcttttagaTTTCTGTCTGCTACGTCCATTAAAAATCTATGCCATGAAATATTATGAATAAGGTATATAGGCATCTTAAAGTATAAAGATACAGGACATTTTAATATTGAGAACTATAACTGTAGGAATGTCTGTATTTCTTGACAGTTGCTCATACGATTGATTTCAAACTTTGCAGAGTATTTCTGATGACCCAAGGAAGAGCAGAGTTTTTTGGATGAGTGATTGTtgggagtaaaaaaaataaaagacaaacagaatttactccatttattttaaactgtaaacGGCACTTGCTGTCAACCATGTTAACGGCATGGtaccaatgttttcttttgagtTGATAAAACTAGTtctttattatcataattattgtgttttctaaGTCGCAGTCGAACAGAAACAAACCATTTGGAAGATAAAGTCACTGACCTCTGTCAGCAGGAAGAGTGGAGCTCAGTAATGAATGGAAAGTGTGCCCCCCAGTGGCACCTCGCTCGTGTTGCACCTCAACCAGGTGGGCCATGTAGTCTGTTGCAGAGGAAATACAAAATCAGACAAATCAGAAAGATTTACAACCAAACTCAAAATCTTAAGAACAGAATATCTGCAGAAGACTCTTACGCTTGTCCATGATGTTCTGCTCAAGTGTATCTGTGTCATGGGAAACAGCCTGATCCAGGTACTGCAGCAGTTTACTCATGCTGGACACAGGAATGCCGAAggactgaacaaacagcagcagctgctgaggcTCCAGGTCCTGCAGAGCTGAGGGAAACATGTGCAATGATTAAAAGTAGAAAACAATATGTAATTGATGAGCCATGTTTGTTTCAGCAAAGTAGGAGAAGTTGTACCTGCGTCAACCAATCGAGAGACCTCTGATCGGATCATCCTGAGTTTCAACCAATCAGGCAGCAGAAGGGCCTCTTCTGACGTGTCAACCAGGAAGGCAGTGGGTAGAGGTTTCTTGTCAGGGAACCAAATGTCCAAAAGAGCATAGAAATCACTCTCTCctgtaaatattgttaaaaaacaaatacaatatcaAAGATGTTCTTCATCAAAGCACACATTAAAATCTGACATGCACAGAACTACCTTTAGGGGGCCCCAGAGTCAGCAGGATGACCATAGCATGGACTACAAGGATGTGCATGGTTGCAGTTTCCCCTGTGGTCCAACGCAAAAACACCTGGTCCTGAGATTCTGactaaaaaaggaaaacattgtCATTGTTAATCCACCCTGTTCTGTATAATTCACCAATCAATATCAAACAGGCATTAATCTGCAGTTATGAGGGGAATTTCCATTTGCTTTACATTGCGGTATAAGGAAGCCACGGTGAGAGAACCCACAATAAGActccaaaaatgtaaatgacaaaGTCGTTCATTTAGTGGTGCTCACCCAGCTGTAAAGATCCTCGCCCTCTTtcgtcttcctcatcctcttaATGTAAGCAGAGAAGATGGTGAGGAAAGCAGAGAGCACAGCATTGGACTCAGGCCTGGTGGAATGTTTGGCGAACATGCTGTTCATGATGGTGGAACGTTCGACAATCAGCCGCGCAACATCCTGCAGAGAGCGAAACGAAGAACAGTCAGTGATGATCTGTGACAACATCAAAACTTGatttcaaacaaaaagcatGTTATGATGTGATTACCAGTGCAAGGTCATTATGAGAGGCCTGCTCCTCCActggtgcatgctgggaaaggtAGATGAGATAGGCACTGATCGTCTGTGGGTCGGTCTCCATGTGAATGGCCTGTGAGGGGGCAAACAGACAAGACTTATTCTTCTATCGCTTACTCATTATTCCACCTTTACCTTTGCTTCCGGTTATGCACAGTTCACTGCTTGAGTCGGATGCTGACCTGCTGCAGAGCAGTGGACGTCATGCCCCTCACGCTGTCGAACAACGGGAGTTTTGGGAGGTCCTGcagcagccactggtaacccGGCAAGAGCTCGGCATCTGCAGAATCTTCCTCCATGGGTTGTTCCCGCTCATCTCCATCCTTCAAGCCTCCTTCGGTCAGCACCAGAGACAAACCCTGGACACAAATATATTAAGTCAAATGgggtaattttttttaaacagcaacACAATGCTGATAGGGATTGTAACATGATATATGCTTCCACTGAGTTCAATACCTTCATAGCCAGGACTCTCGATGCCACCTGAGAGGAGCTAAGACGACGCAGGAAATAATCCAACACTTCACATGTTGTCTGTTCATCAGCCTTAGGACCTAACAAAAGATCCTGCAGTCGTCCAAGCAGCTGCCTTTGCTTTTGTTGTCTCTGAGAGGAACAGACAGGGTTTAGGACTCAGTCGCTCAGAACAAAACtaatataaaaacaggaaagCTTTCGTTTAAAATCATCAACATACTTGTCTCTTCTTGGCCCTCTGCTCTTTGCTCTCTCCTTCTTCGTCGTCCTCTATCGGCAGACTTTCATCTGCAGCATCATGCAGAAGGAATTCACACAGGCACTGCACTGGAAGCACATCCAGGGACCCCTCACTGGACTGAACCAAATCAGCCAACCAGGGCATGGACTGAGAGGAAGCCTGTGATGGATTGAAAATGCACCTTACTTACTTGACCAATGGTGACACTAGGAAgtgttatttcctcttttattaGGTGGGCTACATGGTTTTAGGCTCAGTAGATCTATCCCGGGCCAGTGCTTGAGCTGCCGACACATCTCTGTTATCAAAGGTACaacatatatatgtgtgagtgCCTGGTACCTGTCTCTGGATGATGTTGAGGAGGAAGTCTGGGTTGCGGCTGCGGCAGAGGAGGTGTCCCAGACGCAGGGACTGGTTGAGGGTTTTGACTTGCTCCTGGAACTGTGGTGGAGGTCGACGAGGAGGACccctgaacacaaacaaaaaccatTAGTCCTTCTCCCAGTGAACCAGCAGTGACTCATTTATCTAGAGTAAAACAGGATGTTACTACTGACTTTAAGTGGTAAAACCTAAACTTAACTGTCCACTGCATAAAAGGTAGGACTAAGACACCACATTTGATTATAACTGAGGCCTTTTTCAGAAATTAACACCTAGATACAAGGTCATAACATAActgaaacaacaggaaactccTTATTATCCTTATCTATTACCTTTTAGGATTTAAGGTgcaattattgtattttttacctAGACCTTAGTACAATATCTAATTTTATTATatactctaataataataaagtaaaaggTTTAAAGCTGCATTACATTGATATAGGACAGTATCATGGGAGTTACAAAAAATATCAGGATTAAAAGTACTTTAAGCCAAATAAGTAATttcaaaacattcatatttatgAGCAGAGATTTTCCCTGCTCCGGTGGATTTCTGTTTTAGTCACATTTAAGTCAATATTTCACAAACTGTGAAATACTTTCTCTGGGTGTCTTACTGTGGATCCAGGCTGGTGAGCTGAGATAACAGCAGACTGTTGCTCTCTGTGATGGTCTGCTTGGTGGACGCTGCAGCCAGGTGACTCTCAAAGGCCAGAATGTCTTGTTTCTCTCGCTGGGCCATCTGCAGCTCCCTGTTGatcatctctgtctttgtgtcctCATCAGCAATGGTGCAAGGAGGGTAGCTGTAGTTACTATACACAGAGACGTGTGTTAGTTAAGCTTCATCAATCAACTTGGAGTCACCTAACTCGCAATGATCGCCTTTACCTACTTTGTCATAACCATCTCCATGAGCATTTTCAGTGTTGGATAGCCGTCCCAAGCAGCCAAacctaaagaaagaaaacaaagaaatgtcacACAATATATCAAAAGACACGATTTAATGACtttgaatacatttgaaaacTAAATTTATGTATGAAACATAAATTTAAATGTTACCTATTTTCTGTGGATTAAATGCAGCCaccacaagcagcagcagccatgccTTCCAATAGAGCATGGATATCGCCAGATTTGGTGGTTGGTACCTTAAAAATTTAACATAGAGTCATTCCTTATTATCGACAGAAAACTGTATGACCTaatggtgtttttaaaaagacattggATGTACCCCGCTGGCAGCTGAATGTTCTCTGGATGGTGATATGTGCACAGATTCAGCACTGCATCGATGAGTTGGATCCTTTCCACTTTCAGGACCTCCAGATCTGTTTTTGAACCGTCAGCCAACTCTGCagcttaaaaaaataaagaacaacaTCACGTATTTGCCTTTTGTTCTTGTTTAGCTGAAACTATTTTGCTGACTTGAGAGGATAAGATGTAAATAAGGAGATGACCcctttgaatataaaaaaaaaatggtttctcATTAAACTGAAGCATGCAAAATGTACAGAGTgacacactgaacacactgacacagttaCAGACGATTGGATCCTCACACACCTTCAGACTGAACTCCAGCAGCCCTTTTAACCAGGTGATCTGCCAGCTCCATGGCGTCAGCCGGGCCCAGGGGCAAATCACGCGACAAGCCGATCACCAGAACGCGCATCAGTGTGTCCTCCAACAGAGGCACCTCGGAGCACAGACGAAGGAAGAAactgaggagagaaagaaaaagatatcAGTTGCTAGTGTAGGTTGGTAGATGCAATCTGAAGAAACACAAattttaaacctgaggggaGACTTACTTTCTGTCACTCTCAGGAGGCCAGTTGTCCCACTTGTAATATGTCTCAGGTTGCTCTgtgaaaagcactttgtgaaGGCTGCAGGTGGGAGAGGTGATGATAAATTATGTTCAACATAGATGGAAACATCATTGGTTTAAGAGGCACAAACTGTTCAGGGGCAAGCAGATACCGACCAATGAACGTAGTCTTTCGCACCAACTTTGCTGATGGTGGGAACCACAGTGTGAAGCCACCACACAGCGTCCCTCTGTATGGAAGCAATCTGATTCTGGAACGACTTAAGGATGTCCAGATCTGAAACAATCCAGACACGCGTTTAGTGGGAAATACAAACACCTATTAAAAATGCGTTATGGTTATTAAATGCAAGATAAGAACAAACACACGAGACTGACTCTTCTTCTCGCCCTTGTCCCATGCAATGCCGGCTTCTTTGACCTGAGCAGTGATGCCCAGCATCATGGAGACAGTCAGTAAATCTGTCACTTGGATAACAAAGcgctcctgcagagagagacagcgataAACAGTTCAGAGCACAATTTAAATGCAGGATGATTGCAGCTAAAATGACAGGGGGAGTTTTCATTTGATCTTACTTTGAACTCCATGTCCACATAGCTggtctccttcctctcctgcatTAAACCGAAGCAGAAGGACTGGAAGTTAATCTCAtgctttgtctgtttgatgATCTCTCTCAGCAAAGCTCGGGAGGCGCGGAGGTAATCATCCTTATTGGTTAGCAGGTCCTGGAACACCATCGCCAAGAACTACAGACAtaaagggagacagagagagggaaataaaagaatttagacacagaaataaaaaagccaagagaggaaaaacagacactgatgaagacgACAAGTCTTCCATTTCCATGTTTTCCATTTGTACCTTCGGAGCCTGTTCTGGGCTGTGCTGGAGCACTGTATGGAGAACTTGCATGTTGTTGGGATTTCTGGCATTGGACAGCTCATTGAAGATCACCAGCTTCACCATCGTGGCCAGGTTGTCTTTGTTTGCGTTCAGCAGCTCCCTGGAGAATCCCACAGCAAAGTGTCAGTTAATGCGAGTCACCAAAGACAAAAGAAGTAAGATTAACTGAGACTAagacacacctgacacacaacATGTAGTGGTTGAGGAGGACTTTAGGTTTGAGCCGGATCTTGATCAGGTTGGAGATCACCTCCATGTCGTCTGCTCCGTGAGTGTTGCAGTTCATACACATAGACATGAGGAGGTCCTGGGCCGGTCGAGTAAGCTGCAcgcattaaaaataaaagaaagcaagttaataatcaatttaaaacaataatcaacAATATTAGTTTTTCTTATGGAATTATAGAGTCAAGATTGAATTTCCAAATGCAATAGCTTACAGCAACTATAGCCAGTGAGATACAGTGACATAAAGCCGTTCAGGTGTTTGTTTATTCCAGGGTCTGACGCTTCTTACCTTTGGGTTCTGGAGCCACATCTCCAGCCTCTGCACGGCCATGAGTCGGGCCTCTTTGTAGCCACATGTGGCTGTAAGCAGACGAAGCAGGTTCCGTGACACGTTGTCCATCGGCTGCCTGCGATTCAACTGATCCCTGAGCACGTCCAGCACATAGTCCTCCACACTCTCTGCCAGTTCTTCATACCTACAATAACCCCAGAGGGAGCGACAGAGGGAAAATGTTACAGCAACTCTTGATAGATTCTGCAGAAATCATAAATTTCCTTGTCATCTAGACTGGAAAATATTGACACTGAATTTTGTCTAAGCGCAAATGACAGTTTTGAGTGACGTCTGTTGGACAGAGTTTTGTAGTGTAACTCACGTCTAAGAATATGACTATTTTTCATACCTCGGCATCACCTGCCAATCACCCTCGGGGCTGAGTTTCTCCTCTGCTATCAGCAGTTCTGTCTGGCTGTCATCCTCATCAGGAGTTGAAGGGTGGGGGCTGCTAcctaaaaagggaaaaaagtgCCATTAACAATTGAcaattttccttttcctgcaATAGCAATTCTAACCATCCAAAAATCCAGTCTATCTTCTCTATGCACTGCACCTGCACTGAGATCTCCACCAGAGCGACCGGTGTCCACCTGAAGCAGCATACTCTTCGGAGGCATCTTTGTGCCAAAAGCAGTCTGGATGTTGTCGACGAAATTCTTACAGTGAGAACTGTCAACCCAGATTCTTTCTCCCAGAGAGTCTTCAATGTAAACctgcaaaaacatttcagaagtCAAGGTTTAGACAtgcctgaaataaaaatgacttttatttgactgttaAGGAGATTCTCACTTTAACAAAAATCTCAGGCCAGTTCTCATCCTCCTCGTAGGCGGCCATCAACAGATTGCACGCAAGAACAGACACCAGGCTGTTCCCCTTCGCTTTGAAGTTGATAGAAGCATCGCGACGCAGGAGGCTACAGAGGGCCTGGTGGCAAGAGCGGGAATAAAGTCAGAAAGACAGTACTTAAAATCCAACATCTGTGAGGTTCAAGTCAATTATTTTGCAATACTTTGTTgagtgttttagttttaataaaGACAACTTTCcagttattctttttttctcatgcattaacataaataattcaaagcaaagtaaaaaagtaaacaaGTTAATAAATGCAtaatacatgtttaaatattttaccTTCTGGGCTactttgtgatttaaaaacaagcaaaggCTAAGGGATGATGTACATTACATAATT is a window from the Hippoglossus hippoglossus isolate fHipHip1 chromosome 8, fHipHip1.pri, whole genome shotgun sequence genome containing:
- the ints1 gene encoding integrator complex subunit 1 isoform X3: MNRPKPTTLRRPSAAKPSAHPPPGDFIALGSKSQGAEPKAPAVLLKPASTGLPADRKRETSSALPSSSGLSSLTKRPKLSTTPPVSALGRLADVAAVDKRAISPSIKEPSVIPIEVSPVVLLDEIEASESEGNDDRIEGLLCGAVKQLKLNRAKPDITLYLSLMFLAKIKPNVFATEGIIEALCSLLRRDASINFKAKGNSLVSVLACNLLMAAYEEDENWPEIFVKVYIEDSLGERIWVDSSHCKNFVDNIQTAFGTKMPPKSMLLQVDTGRSGGDLSAGSSPHPSTPDEDDSQTELLIAEEKLSPEGDWQVMPRYEELAESVEDYVLDVLRDQLNRRQPMDNVSRNLLRLLTATCGYKEARLMAVQRLEMWLQNPKLTRPAQDLLMSMCMNCNTHGADDMEVISNLIKIRLKPKVLLNHYMLCVRELLNANKDNLATMVKLVIFNELSNARNPNNMQVLHTVLQHSPEQAPKFLAMVFQDLLTNKDDYLRASRALLREIIKQTKHEINFQSFCFGLMQERKETSYVDMEFKERFVIQVTDLLTVSMMLGITAQVKEAGIAWDKGEKKSQSHLDILKSFQNQIASIQRDAVWWLHTVVPTISKVGAKDYVHCLHKVLFTEQPETYYKWDNWPPESDRNFFLRLCSEVPLLEDTLMRVLVIGLSRDLPLGPADAMELADHLVKRAAGVQSEELADGSKTDLEVLKVERIQLIDAVLNLCTYHHPENIQLPAGYQPPNLAISMLYWKAWLLLLVVAAFNPQKIGLAAWDGYPTLKMLMEMVMTNNYSYPPCTIADEDTKTEMINRELQMAQREKQDILAFESHLAAASTKQTITESNSLLLSQLTSLDPQGPPRRPPPQFQEQVKTLNQSLRLGHLLCRSRNPDFLLNIIQRQASSQSMPWLADLVQSSEGSLDVLPVQCLCEFLLHDAADESLPIEDDEEGESKEQRAKKRQRQQKQRQLLGRLQDLLLGPKADEQTTCEVLDYFLRRLSSSQVASRVLAMKGLSLVLTEGGLKDGDEREQPMEEDSADAELLPGYQWLLQDLPKLPLFDSVRGMTSTALQQAIHMETDPQTISAYLIYLSQHAPVEEQASHNDLALDVARLIVERSTIMNSMFAKHSTRPESNAVLSAFLTIFSAYIKRMRKTKEGEDLYSWSESQDQVFLRWTTGETATMHILVVHAMVILLTLGPPKGESDFYALLDIWFPDKKPLPTAFLVDTSEEALLLPDWLKLRMIRSEVSRLVDAALQDLEPQQLLLFVQSFGIPVSSMSKLLQYLDQAVSHDTDTLEQNIMDKHYMAHLVEVQHERGATGGHTFHSLLSSTLPADRDASETSKAKVTVETPHSSVKMRSASQLPAVGPDDDLTGMLLQIFPVKVDPRWHGPPPSHLSLALQQALAKELMRAKQGQVQQGGLAFRLLQAIAALLTSAHAGPIVMSMHRSHALSCPLMRQLHLYQRLVSQDVAFSSLFLKVIVEVLIWLDNPTVEAGPLKTLLRSLASQNSHKHRHNDVRTGFLHLAEALAYRRDTEVPLRTIIAMLKAGDRCNAEAELIGKVLQGLMEVKSPYLEELLSLLMTVGTQNGTAGPVAMVISLLLQESEERAVKKEVDSNNSSEVTKSGLSSGLLVDWLEHLDPEVTSVCPDLQQKLLFTLNKVRGTPAYRPYLLALLTHQSNWCTLLQCISALLCKRRDYKLDPSSALDFLWACSHIPRIWQGRDQKIPQKKTEKFVLRLSSEELISMVDLILSESELNSRDTQRDDSSSSSVDQASRSLIQSRLPLLHSYCNGDLENIKKVSEYLISCTKKWEDSSMNKRCQNFLLQIYLHFPEVIQHVTLPEGTLSSGGAADGSSCKLDVLVHRLVTLLADVGDSKSVENRVSDANLACRKMAVSHPVLLLRHLPMIAGLLHGRIHLNMQEFRQQNHMAFFSNVLAILELLQPLVFHSDHQRALQNCLLSFMKVLQNFQRTRSPLVFINKFLQFTQKYITHDAAAAIPYLQKHSNILQNMSAENPDLVQLRSLLAGLTLPVKNSSSEFAADDRDDEVSTGPLPLVNISASVSLSAGDMTMYLKKISRGEAVEDVLEVLTEVDDKSRRSPEIIQYFANDLQRLMVSSEELCRNMAFSLALRCIQNNPCLATDFLPTFMYCMGSGNFDVVQTALRNLPEYVLLCQEHADILLHKAFLVGIYGQIDTSSMIAESMKVLHMEATT
- the ints1 gene encoding integrator complex subunit 1 isoform X4, with the protein product MNRPKPTTLRRPSAAKPSAHPPPGDFIALGSKSQGAEPKAPAVLLKPASTGLPADRKRETSSALPSSSGLSSLTKRPKLSTTPPVSALGRLADVAAVDKRAISPSIKEPSVIPIEVSPVVLLDEIEASESEGNDDRIEGLLCGAVKQLKLNRAKPDITLYLSLMFLAKIKPNVFATEGIIEALCSLLRRDASINFKAKGNSLVSVLACNLLMAAYEEDENWPEIFVKVYIEDSLGERIWVDSSHCKNFVDNIQTAFGTKMPPKSMLLQVDTGRSGGDLSAGSSPHPSTPDEDDSQTELLIAEEKLSPEGDWQVMPRYEELAESVEDYVLDVLRDQLNRRQPMDNVSRNLLRLLTATCGYKEARLMAVQRLEMWLQNPKLTRPAQDLLMSMCMNCNTHGADDMEVISNLIKIRLKPKVLLNHYMLCVRELLNANKDNLATMVKLVIFNELSNARNPNNMQVLHTVLQHSPEQAPKFLAMVFQDLLTNKDDYLRASRALLREIIKQTKHEINFQSFCFGLMQERKETSYVDMEFKERFVIQVTDLLTVSMMLGITAQVKEAGIAWDKGEKKNLDILKSFQNQIASIQRDAVWWLHTVVPTISKVGAKDYVHCLHKVLFTEQPETYYKWDNWPPESDRNFFLRLCSEVPLLEDTLMRVLVIGLSRDLPLGPADAMELADHLVKRAAGVQSEAAELADGSKTDLEVLKVERIQLIDAVLNLCTYHHPENIQLPAGYQPPNLAISMLYWKAWLLLLVVAAFNPQKIGLAAWDGYPTLKMLMEMVMTNNYSYPPCTIADEDTKTEMINRELQMAQREKQDILAFESHLAAASTKQTITESNSLLLSQLTSLDPQGPPRRPPPQFQEQVKTLNQSLRLGHLLCRSRNPDFLLNIIQRQASSQSMPWLADLVQSSEGSLDVLPVQCLCEFLLHDAADESLPIEDDEEGESKEQRAKKRQRQQKQRQLLGRLQDLLLGPKADEQTTCEVLDYFLRRLSSSQVASRVLAMKGLSLVLTEGGLKDGDEREQPMEEDSADAELLPGYQWLLQDLPKLPLFDSVRGMTSTALQQAIHMETDPQTISAYLIYLSQHAPVEEQASHNDLALDVARLIVERSTIMNSMFAKHSTRPESNAVLSAFLTIFSAYIKRMRKTKEGEDLYSWSESQDQVFLRWTTGETATMHILVVHAMVILLTLGPPKGESDFYALLDIWFPDKKPLPTAFLVDTSEEALLLPDWLKLRMIRSEVSRLVDAALQDLEPQQLLLFVQSFGIPVSSMSKLLQYLDQAVSHDTDTLEQNIMDKHYMAHLVEVQHERGATGGHTFHSLLSSTLPADRDASETSKAKVTVETPHSSVKMRSASQLPAVGPDDDLTGMLLQIFPVKVDPRWHGPPPSHLSLALQQALAKELMRAKQGQVQQGGLAFRLLQAIAALLTSAHAGPIVMSMHRSHALSCPLMRQLHLYQRLVSQDVAFSSLFLKVIVEVLIWLDNPTVEAGPLKTLLRSLASQNSHKHRHNDVRTGFLHLAEALAYRRDTEVPLRTIIAMLKAGDRCNAEAELIGKVLQGLMEVKSPYLEELLSLLMTVGTQNGTAGPVAMVISLLLQESEERAVKKEVDSNNSSEVTKSGLSSGLLVDWLEHLDPEVTSVCPDLQQKLLFTLNKVRGTPAYRPYLLALLTHQSNWCTLLQCISALLCKRRDYKLDPSSALDFLWACSHIPRIWQGRDQKIPQKKTEKFVLRLSSEELISMVDLILSESELNSRDTQRDDSSSSSVDQASRSLIQSRLPLLHSYCNGDLENIKKVSEYLISCTKKWEDSSMNKRCQNFLLQIYLHFPEVIQHVTLPEGTLSSGGAADGSSCKLDVLVHRLVTLLADVGDSKSVENRVSDANLACRKMAVSHPVLLLRHLPMIAGLLHGRIHLNMQEFRQQNHMAFFSNVLAILELLQPLVFHSDHQRALQNCLLSFMKVLQNFQRTRSPLVFINKFLQFTQKYITHDAAAAIPYLQKHSNILQNMSAENPDLVQLRSLLAGLTLPVKNSSSEFAADDRDDEVSTGPLPLVNISASVSLSAGDMTMYLKKISRGEAVEDVLEVLTEVDDKSRRSPEIIQYFANDLQRLMVSSEELCRNMAFSLALRCIQNNPCLATDFLPTFMYCMGSGNFDVVQTALRNLPEYVLLCQEHADILLHKAFLVGIYGQIDTSSMIAESMKVLHMEATT